In one Liolophura sinensis isolate JHLJ2023 chromosome 11, CUHK_Ljap_v2, whole genome shotgun sequence genomic region, the following are encoded:
- the LOC135477946 gene encoding uncharacterized protein LOC135477946 has protein sequence MVAETVFPEVTKFISNTLKHRRQSVDELNQNINESQKFLGKLNNKAKKLSCLQDPEGIVDELSRIKKLKEDLAAVEKSLKKRLRNEQNACDVSGIENIPPQNIVRSDLETRSSCGDSLVIHKQKSDISQKIQSSNCQSSADNALLPLDLSVKSVTTGCISDSFPPCDKTFESSENVDVHLTPFITKKVEDLKLIETITFSGESKGTGEKQLTCSELEAAKKQDNHCCAQTSKTSVSLTKPWSGDAVAPHFGGVDLKIVSPVAEKKTPQTTSTCVDGLDGDFVAPPIWTPLALQSVGALTLPRPCPEAEKGSHAVSMVVDAGRCQSNDDSHRLLCFESQSQSASCIHHSAVDSEDGSRASRHLAFSDCKSMTHTSGCYLPASSHNSAAIPVLPEHQPAAHVLHKCGQATPAGHNLQDSAKDGHADAEISRKDHRLSEQFAFNSSGANPDSGASCQPLFETPDFLRSPSLHSSSNFSEKSSPLHQAEQFQGRLQTFQGHGCFQPRTAEKTVAW, from the coding sequence ATGGTTGCCGAAACAGTGTTTCCAGAAGTGACAAAATTTATAAGCAACACTTTAAAACATAGACGACAAAGTGTAGATGAATtgaatcaaaatataaatgagTCACAGAAATTTTTGGGAAAATTAAACAATAAGGCCAAAAAGTTGAGCTGTTTGCAAGACCCTGAAGGTATTGTTGACGAATTGTCACGCATAAAGAAACTGAAAGAGGATTTGGCTGCTGTGGAAAAGTCTTTGAAGAAAAGATTGAGAAATGAGCAGAATGCATGTGATGTTTCAGGGATTGAAAATATTCCACCACAAAATATAGTCCGTTCAGATTTAGAGACCAGGTCAAGCTGTGGTGACAGCCTggtaatacacaaacaaaaatctGACATTTCACAAAAGATACAGTCAAGCAATTGTCAGAGTTCTGCAGATAATGCATTGCTACCCCTTGATTTGTCTGTCAAGTCTGTCACAACTGGATGTATATCAGACAGTTTTCCCCCTTGTGATAAAACATTTGAGTCGTCGGAGAACGTGGATGTTCATCTAACTCCATTCATCACTAAGAAGGTGGAAGACTTAAAACTGATAGAGACCATAACCTTCTCAGGTGAATCAAAAGGAACAGGAGAAAAGCAGCTGACGTGTTCTGAATTGGAGGCGgcaaaaaaacaagacaatcaTTGCTGCGCTCAAACTTCaaaaacttcagtttctttgACAAAGCCGTGGTCTGGCGACGCGGTGGCCCCTCACTTTGGTGGTGTTGATCTTAAGATTGTGTCTCCAGTTGCGGAGAAAAAAACACCCCAGACGACGTCTACCTGTGTGGATGGCTTAGACGGAGATTTTGTGGCACCTCCTATCTGGACACCGCTGGCTTTACAATCGGTTGGTGCCTTAACTTTGCCCCGCCCTTGCCCTGAGGCTGAGAAGGGTTCCCACGCTGTCTCAATGGTCGTGGATGCGGGAAGGTGTCAGTCAAACGATGATTCACACAGGCTGCTGTGTTTTGAAAGTCAGTCTCAATCAGCATCTTGCATCCATCACTCAGCAGTAGACAGTGAAGATGGTAGCAGAGCTAGTAGACACCTAGCCTTCTCAGACTGCAAGTCTATGACTCATACCTCTGGCTGCTATCTCCCTGCCAGCTCTCACAACTCTGCTGCAATACCAGTGCTACCAGAACACCAGCCCGCAGCTCATGTTCTGCATAAATGTGGTCAAGCCACACCGGCGGGACACAACCTCCAAGACTCGGCTAAAGATGGACACGCAGATGCAGAGATTTCACGAAAAGACCATCGTCTGTCCGAACAGTTCGCTTTCAACTCCTCAGGTGCCAATCCAGACTCGGGTGCTTCTTGCCAGCCGTTGTTTGAAACTCCGGATTTTCTTAGATCTCCTTCTTTGCACTCCAGCAGTAATTTTTCAGAGAAATCCAGTCCACTTCATCAGGCAGAGCAGTTTCAAGGTCGCCTACAAACATTCCAAGGTCACGGTTGTTTTCAGCCGAGGACGGCGGAAAAAACCGTTGCCTGGTGA